The following are encoded together in the Ranitomeya imitator isolate aRanImi1 chromosome 4, aRanImi1.pri, whole genome shotgun sequence genome:
- the LOC138674810 gene encoding olfactory receptor 1496-like: protein MGFMFLRNMGNTACVSEKLPENNLTVITEFFLLGFQVSQCLRILLFSLLLVVYCGTICGNLLIITLVSTSKNLHTPMYFFISQLSVSDIILPTDIVPNMLHILLNNGGTISFKNCIFQLYVFCASEVFECLLLTVMSYDRYVAICNPLRYTSIMTGGHCMILTVICWMFGWFIVLIDVMEAASLNFCEHNIIDHLFCDFVPLLELACSDTFIIHLELYLLSIPVLIIPTTIIIMSYTYIVLTVLKISSSTGRQKAFSTCSSHLIVVSIYSWTIFIVYIIPTKGRTLTTSKILSLLYTVFTPLINPIIYSLRNADIRKAVQKTVDFVNYSVHCMHY from the exons ATGGGGTTTATGTTCCTGAGAAATATGGGAAATACAGCTTGTGTCAGTGAGAAGTTACCA GAAAACAATCTGACTGTGATAACAGAATTTTTTCTCTTAGGATTTCAAGTCAGTCAATGTTTAAGAATTttactgttctctcttctccttgtGGTTTACTGTGGGacgatatgtgggaatctcctgatcatcaccctggtgtccaccagcaagaacctccacactccaatgtacttcttcatctcacaactgTCCGTCAGTGACATAATCCTACCCACAGACATTGTCCCCAACATGCTCCATATCCTACTGAACAATGGTGGAACCATTAGTTTTAAGaactgcatttttcaactttatgtTTTTTGTGCCTCAGAAGTTTTTGAATGTCTTCTTCTGACAGTGATGTCTTATGACAGATACGTGGCCATCTGCAATCCCCTACGTTATACCTCTATAATGACAGGTGGACATTGTATGATACTGACTGTCATCTGTTGGATGTTTGGATGGTTTATAGTTTTAATTGATGTCATGGAAGCAGCAAGTCTTAATTTTTGTGAACATAATATCATTGACCATTTATTCTGTGACTTTGTCCCTTTACTAGAACTTGCCTGTTCTGACACCTTTATTATTCACTTAGAGTTGTATTTACTGAGTATTCCAGTATTAATAATCCCAACCACAATCATTATAATGTCTTATACCTATATAGTTTTAACAGTCTTAAAGATCTCATCCAGCACCGGTagacagaaagccttctccacctgtagctccCACCTCATTGTGGTCTCCATATATTCCTGGACAATATTCATAGTTTATATAATCCCAACAAAAGGCCGAACACTTACTACAAGTAAGATCCTctcactgctatatactgtgttcaCACCATTGATCAATCCTATTATATACAGTCTGAGAAATGCAGATATTAGAAAAGCCGTACAGAAAACTGTGGATTTTGTAAACTATTCAGTACATTGTATGCATTACTGA